TTTTTAAATTTGGTTATGCAGATATTGATGATGACAATTATTTGAACGTTGAAATTGCTTACAAAAACATGATTGATGAAATTAGAATTCTAATTCCAAATATGAAATTTGTTCATGTTACTCCACCTTTAGTTTATTCTATTTATGAAGGAAATTCGGCTAAAAGAAAAGTAGGAGAATGGATGATTGAAACTTTTAAAAACAAAGATGTTGTTTTTGATTTTGAATCTATTGAAAGCAAGAATGGTGAATGTAGTGAAAATAGTATTTGGAGAATTTGCCCTGAATTTAGAGCTAGCAAAACTGACCCAAGTGAAATTAATGGTGTGGATGAAACTGATGGAACAGGACACTTAGGGAAAAAAGCAGCTGGAACTATTTCAAAGGCATTTCTATATTCTATTTATCTGTCTGGAAAATAATGTATTAACTTTCAACTATTAATTACAATTTTAAACTTAACAAATCATTTTTTATGAAATCAATTACTATATTATTTATTGTTTTACTTAGTAATATAAATTTATATTCCAATCAAATCTATATCAGTACAAATGGTAATGATAATTTTGGGAATGGCACAATTAATTCTCCATTTTTTTCAATTCAATTTGTTCTTGATAATAAATCAATTGCTGGTGATGAACTTATTTTAAGGGAAGGTAAGTACCTAAGTAATGAAATAAATATTAGGACAAATAATATCACAATAAAATCTTATCAGAACGAATTTGCAAAAATTATTGCACCAATAAACATAGATTCAATAACATATTGTATTGCTTTTAAAAATCCTGAAATTAACTTCGGTTTACTTGAAAGATTAGATATTTCTGGTGGATATTTTTATGGAATATTCTTCAATACAAACTGGGATGATGGTGAAATTTATTCTAATAGACGAGGGGTTAGAAATGTTACTTTACTCAATTGTAGAATTCATGATACAGGGCGTGATTGTATTAAAATTACTCCGGCTTGTAGCGACATAAAAATTATTGGTTGTGAAATTTATAATAGTGGCGTTGGACCAAGTAATGATCCTACTAATCCTGACCCATATTCACATAATGCTGAAGGAATTGATAATGTTAACAGCCCAAGGATGATAGTTCGAGATTGTTATTTTCATGATATTTCTACTAATGGAATATATGCAAAAGGGGGTGCTGAAGATTGCTTAATAGAAAATAATCTTATTATGAATACAGGAGATGGAGGAATATTTATGGGATTTGATACTGACGATGAATGGTATAATCCTGAAACAAATCCAAAAAGATATGATAATATTAGGGGAGTTGCAAGAAATAATTTTATAATTAATACTGGAAGTGCTGGTATTGGATTTTGGGGAGCTAAGGATTGTAAAGTTTATAATAATACAATTATAACTCCAACTAAAACATTTTTTTCACCTCTTTTTATTAATCATAATGAAATTTACCCTGATGCAAATCCTGAGCCCAAGTACAAAACTGCTTGTGAGGGTTTATTCATAAAGAATAATATTTTTGTTGACTTGAGTCCAAACACAGATGATGATTTAACAATAGAAGTTCGTGAAGCCGCATTAACTGGTAATAATGATATTGATAATAACTTGTACTACAAAGTTTCTGGTAAAATTAAAGTCAGATATTTAGGAAATGATATTAGTTTTGAAGATTGGCAAAATAAAAATGGATATGATGTAAACAGCATTGAAAGTAACCCAATGCTTGACTCTAATTTTCATTTATTGTCAAACAGTATTTGTATTAATAAAGGTGCACTTATTCAAGGTCTTTTGAAAGATTATGATGGCTCTAATAGAAGTGATAAACCAGATTTAGGAGCAGATGAATTTACATTGAATTTAAATCTTAAAATTCCTCCTAAAAAGGGTACAATAGGTACTGGTGGAGAAAATAGTAAAGTAGTATCAATGATTAATGAATTCAAAACTAAGTTTTATAAAATTTTAGAATTAAAATAAATCTAATAGTTATTTTAATTTCTTACTTTTAATTTTAGTTTACTTTAAAAAAAATTACAACATGAAACAGACATTAAAAATTGCTTTAATTTTTATCTTATTTACAAATTCAATTTATCTATTTGCTCAGCAAGATAGAACTATTTCAATTACAAGTGGGGGAATTGCTAGAAAATTTGACATTCATTTACCTTCTATTAATCCTGATAAAAATCTTCCAATGATTATTTCTTATCATGGAACTGGTGGCACTTCAGGAAACATGAGTTCGTTTACAGGTTTTAATTTATTATCAGATTTAAACAATTTTATTGTGATTTATCCGCAAGCATTAGCATTATTAGGTGGAACTACTCAATGGAATGTATATGTTGATGACAAGCCTGGGCATGCTGGA
Above is a window of Chlorobiota bacterium DNA encoding:
- a CDS encoding right-handed parallel beta-helix repeat-containing protein — encoded protein: MKSITILFIVLLSNINLYSNQIYISTNGNDNFGNGTINSPFFSIQFVLDNKSIAGDELILREGKYLSNEINIRTNNITIKSYQNEFAKIIAPINIDSITYCIAFKNPEINFGLLERLDISGGYFYGIFFNTNWDDGEIYSNRRGVRNVTLLNCRIHDTGRDCIKITPACSDIKIIGCEIYNSGVGPSNDPTNPDPYSHNAEGIDNVNSPRMIVRDCYFHDISTNGIYAKGGAEDCLIENNLIMNTGDGGIFMGFDTDDEWYNPETNPKRYDNIRGVARNNFIINTGSAGIGFWGAKDCKVYNNTIITPTKTFFSPLFINHNEIYPDANPEPKYKTACEGLFIKNNIFVDLSPNTDDDLTIEVREAALTGNNDIDNNLYYKVSGKIKVRYLGNDISFEDWQNKNGYDVNSIESNPMLDSNFHLLSNSICINKGALIQGLLKDYDGSNRSDKPDLGADEFTLNLNLKIPPKKGTIGTGGENSKVVSMINEFKTKFYKILELK